Within the Bacteroidota bacterium genome, the region TGAAGTTTTTCGTATTATATTCTTTAATGCCAGTACATATGCAGTATTTAATGCATCCTCTGACGCCACCAGATAATCAGGCTTGACACCAACTCCTTCCCAGTTAGATTTTGTTATTGGATTATATGATTCACATATAGGGATCTGTGTTAAAATATCTCCTTTCACTATTAAAACATCTACGGGATGTGCTCCTCCCTTTGTTGTTTCTCCAACCACAACTGCTCGTTTTAAACTTTGCATGGTATAAGAAAAATCCTCTGCTGCTGAGAAAGTCTTAGAATTAGTAAGAATATACAATTCAACTTTTAACATACGTTTGCCATTGATATTGGTTAATGACCAGGAATATTCATTTTGAATTGTATCTCTGCAGACGCAACCACCTAAATAAACTTTATCACTTGAAAGAAAATAACTGGGTAAAAGTGGAGTTAATGTCCCACCTCCATTGTCTCTTAAATCAATAATTATGGCATCAGAATTTGATAGAAATTTCATTGCACCATTTAGCGTTTCCTCCAAAGTATCTGAATTTGTGAAATACCTTATATCAAGATAACCTATATTTCCATCAAGGATTTCAACTTTTTTGAATCCGAAATTTTCTTTTTTATCAGACTCAATGTATCTCTCATTTATTTTTTTAATTTCATCCTTAGGTAACATTCCTTTTTCTGCTCTTACCAATAAAGCTTCTTCAGGGCTAAAGAATACATAAATATGTTTGTCATTACTAATATCTCTCAAATCAGAAGTCATTTTTTTGCAAAATGGTTCCAGTTCTATATAAGATTTATATTCTCCCTTTTCAAATTGCTCTATAATATGCTTAGCCATTTTATCTCCAATATCAGCAAAAACATATTTTTCTTTCATAATTGAAGCGACCTTTTTTACAACTTCTTCTTTTGTTTTTGCATCAATTAAAAGTTCATCCTGAGAATAACCATGGTTCAAATTAACCATTAAAATAAAGATTGCTATTATTAGTACTTTCATATTAAATTGGTTTATAATTTTTTTTAAAAAATTCGTTCATTTTCTATTAAATTTCAATTTCATATTCATGTAAACCTTACCAAGACTGTCATATACTTTCACTAGTTGAAGTACTTCTAGATAAACAAGCTCATCAGTCTATTATGGTATGTTTAACAATGACCTCCGTTCTTTTTAAATCCCTCATTTCCTATTATTCCATGCTATTTAAAAACTTCATAACTGCTGAATTAAATGCTTCGGGTTGTTCCAAAGGGATCAAATGGCCA harbors:
- a CDS encoding S41 family peptidase, giving the protein MKVLIIAIFILMVNLNHGYSQDELLIDAKTKEEVVKKVASIMKEKYVFADIGDKMAKHIIEQFEKGEYKSYIELEPFCKKMTSDLRDISNDKHIYVFFSPEEALLVRAEKGMLPKDEIKKINERYIESDKKENFGFKKVEILDGNIGYLDIRYFTNSDTLEETLNGAMKFLSNSDAIIIDLRDNGGGTLTPLLPSYFLSSDKVYLGGCVCRDTIQNEYSWSLTNINGKRMLKVELYILTNSKTFSAAEDFSYTMQSLKRAVVVGETTKGGAHPVDVLIVKGDILTQIPICESYNPITKSNWEGVGVKPDYLVASEDALNTAYVLALKNIIRKTSDEEYKSELTILLKNVEK